The Prinia subflava isolate CZ2003 ecotype Zambia chromosome 2, Cam_Psub_1.2, whole genome shotgun sequence genomic sequence TATAAATGATTAAGGTTGTAAAATGATTTCCATATGAAGCAATCCTGAAAAAGTAGGGACAAATTGAGTAATCTTTTACTCGTTTTGGTACTTGCTTCTTACATGAGTGCTCCGGTTGATTTAAATCTAACTACTTAGCAGCGTTCACAAGATCCCATTTGTCAAAGCCTTGTGGTTATTTAAGATATTATCATCTGTCATCATCCTTTCACCTCCCTcattttcctctcccctctcacTGTTGCTGTCACAGCTAATGCTGGTGGTTCGTGTGGATTTGAGGGGAttctctgctctttcctctctgcagaCTTGGAGAGGACAGGCACCCCTGGCCGAGGGGCAGGGTGAAGGCTGGCAGGGATCATGTCAAAGCTGCAGGGAGCTAAAGATTTTATTTAGCTGTGGTGCATCAGCGAGATTTTGATGGCTCTGGGATTTGAAAAGGTTTAACTTACTTAAGTTTTTGTAAAAATTCTTGATATTCCTGTTGGGCAAAGAATATTTgacaagattttttaaaattgtttttaagaGCAATCTGTTCCTCAGTCTTCAGCAGAAGTCTCTTAGAACTACTAGGAAGTTCAGAAGTTGGCTGAACAGGAAACTGAAATATATGATGGTAAAGTTCACGGCAGGATTTTTGAACAATTTGTAATgatttgaaattatttggaCAGACAGATCCCCAGTGTGGGCTCAGAAGccttgggggtttttggggtggtAGTACTGGTGTTGGTTTTGGAAGCCAAGTTAAAACATTAAATTGTTGAACAGCAATTATTTCCTGAGCTGTGCAGTTCTTGTTTtacatattttgcttttgtataACTGGTGAGATCAAGAGTATTAGTTATTCTTTACAACATCTCCAGGTGTTACTGCATATTGCAATTGcataaaaagaacataaaattgatgtattttttcctggaagTATCAAAGTGTTGGGCATCTGGATCACACTGCATACATCATGTACTCTTGAGGAATATTCTTCAATGTTATCTAACCCCTGCTGTGTCTGGAAGGGCAAATGCAGAGTTTGCTTCAGTGTTGCTGGTGGGTGATGCTGAGGGACGTCTGCACCGGCTGGCCCCAATACCCAGGGAGGTTTGGTAGGCACACAGAGCAtcctcctgccaggctgtgaaAAGCTGCAGTCCAGGATTACAGAAGGGCCTGTCTCAGATATTCTCTCTTGATTTGTAAGCTGGAGAAAGGGGCCAAGCACTACATAAAACTGCAATTctattaatttataaaaatctcttttgagTATGAAATGTATGTCTTGCTTGCATGTCCTCTTTCACAACTACTGGAGTCAGGAACCTAAAAATTGATGGAAATGGCTGGCTGAAGATGCATGGGTTTCctttaaaaaggtaaaaattcaCTGTTAATATGCTGTagatttttcttcagcatcATTGAGAGAAGTTCTTTGGTTGAAAAGCTGTTGTCTACTCCATTTCTTATCAGTGGACACTTTCTCTGAAGATAGAATCTGAGTCTTGTAGCATCAGTATATAAAATCAGAATGATTAATAGCTCAATTACTTAACATTAATTTTAGCAGTTCTTGCCTTCAAGCAAATGCACACAGCCTGTGTCATGTGCTGCTCAGTAAACAGATCAGTGGTTTGGGAGCACTTCTGTGCCTTTCCAAAGCGTGATGGGGTATTTGCTCTCTGTGTCCCACATAGGTCTGAATTTATAAAAaggctcccctgcagctctAAGTTTTAGGAAGAATCACATTTCATTTGTTCTCTGCCATTTACAGCAGGaattcttctattttcttttctttagtgGGTGTTCAAATAGAAACCTAGAGAGCTCTGAATTTCTTACCCTCAGAACAGTCTGGGATTCCTCGTATAAGTGAAATGCAGTTAAAATCTGAACCAAATACTTCAAAAGGAAGAAGGCATTTTTCTCATAGATGTCATATGCTTTAAGCTAATCTGGTGGTGCCTGGGGGACCTTTGGAATGTTTGTAATTGCCAGGACTTATGTATTGAGTGAGAAACTTGGGTTCACACCTTGTGTTTTGAGAACGTGGAATGCACATTACAGGGGCTTATAATAGATTGGACCAACGTTTGGACTGAATAGTACAGACCATAGCATCTCCTGATGAGCAAAACTGAAGATCCACGGGGTCAAATTCACAGGAATTTTGGTGGCAGATGAAGAAGACTGTGCTGATCCACGAGTTTGATCTTGTTTTCTATGCTAGGTCATGGGAAGGTTGAGCAGTTCTGCTCCTCCTGGACAGATGCATTTTATTCTGGTTGTTACATTCTTTTCAAAATTGAAATTGGAGTATTTTTGAAAACCACTAGCATTCCTTAAAAATTCCTATTTCAAAGGCAACACCAGTAGTCCAATGTAATGTGTATTGATCCTTAATGGTTTTTACTGGAATTCACTGACTTTTGGAGCAGGACAGTCAACTTTAAAATGTAGAGCAATATTCCACAAATCTGATCAAGGAACTGTATTCCAGGTTGAGAATAATATCCATTTCTGTACTTGGAAAACTTCTGCAAGTGTTCTATGATGTGGTTGGAGTTCATAAGTAGAACTGCCAGGACTGATGCATCACTACAttggaaatgcaaaaaaatttgCATCTTGAAACTGTGGGAAGCTTTTCCTTCATGTGGGttgggagagggcaggagacGAGACCCAAAGTCCTGTCTCTGTCACTTTTTTATCAGTTAGATTGTAATATCTGAATCATCCTTCCCTCACAAGCCTCCTCAGTTGCTTTAAGGAGCCCTTTTTGTTTATCAGATTGGAAGGAGTCCTGTCTGACCTCTCTGATCTGTCAGTCATCTGTTAGGACACCTCTGAAACCTAGAGGTTATCCTTGGTGGCTGAGCTCATGATGCAGCTTATAATGACACTAAGAGAAATCATACAATTGCCAGCTTACCTAAAGTTCCCCTAAATGAGTGTTTGTCTTATTCGTTtcattaattttacttttattataTGTGCCTGGGGTAGTACTTTGGGTTCATAGCTTTGCCTATATTATTATCTTTATAGTCCCCTCCCATTTGCCACCGTGATacaaaaattgatttttgaaCCCATTGATGTATTCTATTAAGTATTTTTGATGAGCCACATtgataaatgcattttaaaaacagtgtGTTTTTTATTATGTGGTTGGGAACCAGACATGAAATTTAATTATCTCTTAGTCTTACTTTGTGTATTGGTACATAAACTTGGGGCACTGAGAATGGTAAGAGGCAACTAGAAAGCATGACACCAGGGAGGCAGGAAAGGGGGGCAGCAGTGTTTactttgaaaattttctttcaacCCAGTGTTAGACTGGAAGTAAAAGAGTATTTGTATGAGTATATTGTCATGCTGGAAAGGCCAAAGCTCTCACCCTGCTTCAGGGTAATGAGTTGTAAGGGTTCCTCACAAGTGCCCATCCATGGCTAGTTCTTTAACAGATATTTAATGGTGTACTGCTGAATTCAGCTGTCCTGGAGAGAGATGGAGATGGCAGAGACTGCTGCTTTTACTGTTTTGAGGGTTTCTTTTTCAGCTTGAGTGAGTATTAAGTGGAGTaagataggaaaaaaagaaaaaaaaaaagaatcttcaATTTGATAAACCTTACAGGAAGTATATTCTGTGCCTAACAGTGTGCCTTATGGTTCTCTGTATGTTTTGATAGAggtttttcttcccccagaCATCTCTTTGGATAAGTGTTAAGGATCTTAAAATCAGGGTTGGGGAGGCCAGTGTCATGAGCAGGTAGGCTGGTAAGACTTTGTTAACTTCACTTCTGCAGGCCCTTCTCTGCAGTTTAGTGACAAAAAGGACTGAGCTTACCCTGGGATTTTAAGAGCACATATTCCTAATAGAACTTGGCAGTTCAAGGGCCAGAGAAGCATTTTAATCTTTTGTGCCCACCCAGTCTCTATACAAATGTAAATATGTCTGTCTTTAACAATTTGCCAAGAAATGTGGTTTTAATTTGTTAGCAGCAATCCCACTCCCTGCAGCTCTTTCAGAGTCAAGTCGCAAGTCTGGCGGTGCTTTGACGTTCTTCTCTGTCATGGTGTCATTGTTTATATGATGTCTGCTTCTGCTGTCCTCCCTTTTATgcctggaatatttttctttaattatttcacTGCCTAAAAGGAATCTGGGATTACTAGACAGGATGAGAGCAGattagctttttttctttctttaacaaGTCTTGAAGTTCCCATAGGAAATAAATAGTATTCCCAAAACAGacaatgtgttttatttttttttttaattaactaaaACTATTAAGtctaataaagaaaataaaggaagtaTCACCAGTAATGGCTATGTTTCTTAGTAGTATATGGAATGCCCACTGTTGTTATTTATGACTCTCTCTGCCTTCTATTGTGGACTTACTCCAGCCTTAGGGAGTTTACATCACTACTAATAGCAAAAGGCTCTCTGGTTCCCACAGAGTCTTTCAAAGCCTGACTCATATGCCTGATGTTAATTGTTCAGCTCTCAAAATACAGCACTTACAGGGTGTGGTTCCGAGGGGAAAATCTACTGTACTTAGAGGGCATGTTCAGAAGTGTTTCACATATAAATCATTTcgattttaactttttttgaTGCCTTAACCctttctgtcactgctctgtgtgaTAAGttatttgaaagcaaaacacaaagctGATGACAGCGCAGTGAGGGAACGTGTTAGCCCTGCAACATGGGGCCATTAGCTCCAGCTTGACTCCAGTCACAAGTGCCCTGACTTTGTCATCCTTGCCTCTCTGCAGGGtctgctcctcacagcctgGCAGGACATCCCAGTCCTGCAGGGTCCAGAATCAGATGCAAGATAGAGCTGGGGTTTATTCTTTATCTGCAGTAGGGAGGCCATGGGGACAGGAACTATCCCCAGTCCTCCCCTGGATTTTGTACCAAGGGCTCCTTTCCATGCATTGCTTACCACAGTGACAAGAGTTGCCTTAGTGGCCTGCTGATCCTGGCCTGGTCAGTGCATTGGGGACTGAAGATTTAACAGAATTAAACAGAATTAACCTTGCCCGTTTCCACTCAGCAGAACTCAGATGGGCTCTGGCTCTCTGGCCAAGTACAAACACTCTCCAGCTGCTTTGATGCAGGATGATTGTGCAAGACCCTTCAGCCTCCAAGTTGTGTGACTCTTACTGGAAATCAAAATAGTTTCTACAGACTTTGCAGTCTCCACCTTCTCTTACAATTAGCAGAATGTTTGAGTATCTTAATAGTATTTCTGTCTTTAACAGTttacaaaatatgaaaatatatttagtcAAATTAGGGGAATCTACCTGCAGCAAGAATAGAAGCAGCAATTAATCCCTCAGATTAAACTAGTCAAGCTTGATTTCTGAGGTTGGGATCACCTTGCATGTATGCTCGGTGTGTTTTCTGCCTGCTGTAAACACACTCATTGCACCGTGAGTGGACAGAACTTCATGCATCGCTCAGCACACACATTTGTGTAACTTGTCTCTGAAAGGAAGGCTCAGAACAGCTCTAGGTTTTTTAAATGCCAAAATGGCTTTACTTCTGTGCCTGACTACGCTCCTTCTGCTTGCAAAACAGGAAGCTGTTTTCACTGGCTATTTCTTATGGGAAGAGCAAGGAGATCCCCCCCACCTTCtccataaaacagaaaaaaaaaaaaaacgggCAGGGCTTGATCTCCCCTAAGTGAGAGGTTCCCGAGGGATGTTCCAGGCAGGGGTCGTGTACAGGCTTTGGCCTTGTGCCTCTGCTGGCTTTCTCAGCGTCCCTCAGTTCTTCCACACCACCTGGTTCCAGTGCCCTCGTTTCACCAAGGaatgggctgcagcagcactcccTGCGTTTGGGGAGCCCCTGTCAGAGGCTGCATCatggaggcagagggagaaaagtgCTCTCAAAGACATGGAGATGCACAAAGCCTCTTCTCTTCTTGGCTTCActgcttccttttcctctcctccgTAGCCTCGGAGATAATACTTTCTTGGAGTATGGTGAAATCAGCAAATGGCCCTTCTCTGATTGAGATTGTTTCATTGTGAAAGGAAGTGCTCACAGCTTgaagaaaaagagcattttcctttcctcccgCTCGCCCCAACCTCGTCTGATGTAAAAGGATGGTGCTGCTGTTAGCTGAGACCAGAAAGAATTCCCCTGTTGTCCTGTAGTAGCCAACCACTACAAGCTGCTAGCGTTGAAATGTTAGAATTAAAAGTTTTAACCCTTGCCTTGTTCAATGAGCAAATAACACTGTGTATATTTTTTTGTAAGTATGGAAAATTATGGGAATTCCTCTGAGAGTAAGTGTATAGACCACTGCGCCAGTCAgtctcttcagaaaaaaactgaCAAGCATGCTCCTGTCTGCAAGAGAGATTCCTGGCATTTGTCACAGTTTAAGCCACAAAGATGTCAAATATTTGCCAACAGTTTCCTCAGATGGTTTGGAAAGCTACATCCTTTACATTGCAGTCTTGTTTGTTTGCGGTGTATTTTAGCATACGAAATGCGTTGCTTGGGAGTCAAGGGGAGGGAACAGACTAGACTCCCAGatattaaaagattaaaaataattgtttctttTAGACTGCTCAGATCAAAATAATAAAGAACAGCTGTAAATCTTAGTATTAGAAATGGAGCTTTCTGTTGAATAATCATAGCATGATGTGTCATGTTTTAaacctgtattttcttttggaGCAGAAAGAAGAACTTTCCAGTGGGACGTCTGAATATTTTACTGAATCTGCTGAGAACAAGAAGCTTAAGATTAGTCTGAGTGAACAAATAAAGCAAGACATCCTGAGAAAAATGTATGCCACTATTCTTTCTAAGCTTTTGAATTTATAATTGATAAAACTCGGTTTGGTAGAATCTAGCttatgtaataaaattttaaagaatataaACTGCTTGACAAGAGATTGTTCTAAATTACTGGAAGATTACTACTGTAGTGTGGATAATAACATAAAATGATTGTTGTTTTTTAGAGCATGGAGAAAGCTATTACAACCCACATAGATATCACACATAGCACTAGGCAGAGTCAAAACAGGCTGTTTTTCCTTGAATGAAGCTCTGAGCCAAAATAAATATGTGATGCTTGAATCGGGTGAAAAACActtcacaaatatattttttgttcattttgagAATCTGGATCAATAGTCACAATTAAAGAGTATCCCTGgtggaggggatggggagggagagcTGATCAGCTGAACTTGTCACTGCTCCGTGTGGTACCAGGACTCCATCCCAGCTTGTGCGAACTGCCAGCAGCCCCAAATCACCTGTGAAATCAGGGATTTGCTGTGAACCCTGGcaccttttctttttaccaCTGTTGTCTCATCTGTGTTGTCTTTAGAAATGAGATTCGCTTTGGAGGtttgccagctctgcctgttttGGATGAGCCCTCTTTGAGAAGAGTTAGATGCACTGTCCTGGGActgcttggcagcagcagggcagaaaaaaGTGATCTCAGCTTGGGCCATCTCTAGTAACGTGTTTAGACTCAAAATGCAGCTTCAGGACTTGGGCATAAAGTTCACCTTATGGGCTGTGTGAAATCCAGATCCATAGGTAGCGCACTGCTGAGGAGTGTTTATGGACTGACACTCCGTCAGGTCCCTTGTGATCCCATTTTCCTGTGTAATTCCTTTTAGAATATCATCTACTTGCATTACCAAAGTCCTTGCCAGATGAATGGGCTTGATACTAGATGAGTAGTGGTTAACTTTAAAGCAGTGCTTTGAAATGTCCTGGGAAAAATTCCAGAGGAACATTCTAAAACAGAGATTAGGAGCTCTCACACAGAGATGCACtcactgcctttccctgcctgccccctcTGTCCTGTAGATATGCATTATGCATGTGGATGTATGGGAATGGTTTGCAATCATTTAGGCACTTAGGAAATGCTATTTTATCTAGCCAGTTCAGAAAGGAATTCAATATACTTCTCTGTTGACCTTTAACATCTGTAATGAATTGAGTTCTGCCTCTTGGAAAAGAGTGTGAACTCACTCCTTCGTGGCTTAGTCATTAATAATAAGGTTCTCCCCTAGCACAGTGGAAAATCAGATGGATCACACTTGATGTTATCCACACTAGACAAACATTGCTTCTTGTCAAGATGATATACAGGGATTTTTTCCATGTTCAAAAAGAGGGTGGCCCAAGTGGTGTTTCAGAGTTGGAAAAACAGTAAATGGAGTCAGTAAAGgttcttttttaattgaagaaaacaaaattccttttcattGCAGTGTGAAGAGGACAAAACCAAGGAGAAGTAGTGCAAGCAAACCTCAAATCAGCAAGGACTCCAAGAAAGTGTATCTTGGCTCAGCAGACTTGCAGACAGAGAACAGAGAGAATGACCGTCAGACTGCTCTCGGTGCTCGGGCTGATGTGAAACGTAGGAGTCCAGGCCTGCTGAAGGactgcacaaacacagctgagagcagcctggagctccctgggTTAGAGCAGAGAAACGATGGTAATCAGAGACAGCCAGATGATGTTCGCAGCCAGCAAAAACCTCACTCTCTGGAGTGGTTGGAGGCGAGTCTTCGAAGTGAGAACCCTCCTCGCAGCTCTGAGTCAGCACTGCCGGCTCCAAAACAAAGTCAGAGAGTGACCAAAACACAGGCTCAGCTGAGGACCTGTGCTtcagaggaaaagctggagcATTTCACAAACGTGTCCTCTGAAGGGGCTCCTTTAACTTCCACCAATACAGAAACGAGTAAGGGTGATGATAAATATTTGGGTCCATTCCTGGAGAAGACACCCCTCAATTCCAGGTTGTTTTCAGAGCAAGACATTGCAAAGACTCTGGTTGACAAGAAATCATTGACTTTGAGAAAAGACCCCTCCTGGTCTCTTTTTGTGAGCAACAGTGAAGTGCAGACAGGCCAAAATGAGCCAAGCACAGCCACTGAagagctgcctgcagtgccaACATCATGTCTAGAACTGCACCCCGTGTCTTCAGAGAAGCTttcccaaaaaagaaaaaaagaagtggaaaatggTCTCGGGAGGTTAAAACTGCGAAGGCTTAAGAAGTCAAAATCAGAAATACTGCCTTGATAGCGTGGGTGCTCAGCCAAGGTTGTGCATAAGCAAAGAGTAGGAAGCAAttcaaaatgaaggaaaataagaaaaatacaaaatcaaaattagAGAACgcattttaagaaaatgtaGTTAACTGAAGATCTTAGTCATTTGGCACTGTCATAAAGGTAATCCTTTTAAGTCTTTAGGAATTAGTCATTAGTATTGCACAAGTCAGCATCATAtttgtagaaagaaaaataaacttataaaataatatttactaATCAAAACTTTAGATTTATGCACATTCAGTGCTATTAAAAAGTTGTATGAACTGCTGACAGCAGTAGTTAAAACCCCTTATGTGATCTTAGCAGCTGCACTTATTTGCTATTTTGCTTGTTTCTCAGCACATAGTTTTAGTAAAAATTAACCCTTTCTATAAGAAAGTTTGTGGTTTACTCACATGATCTTTACAACAATAAAGCAAATTAAGTTTATTTCAAATAACTCTTTAACCAGAATTAATAGCTGATGATTTGAGGCCCACTCTTTCAGAGAAGTTTCAAAACAACTATAGTTTCTGCTTGTGTTGTTTTGATATGAACTTTTAATTCTAGTCCATGTTGTGGGTACAAGTCATCATGCATTCAGTCTTGGGGAAAAACGAAGgctgtttttatatatttagaTTTATATATTTACACCTGGATGTGCAAACATTGTTCTTGTGTGAAGTTCATGTATAAACGTGTTCATCTTCATGGATACATGTTTCAAAATCAGGCCTTGCTTGTGTGCAAGGGCAACACACAGGTTTTCATGTGGTAGTAATACCAGAGTTAAATCTTATTTTaagataaattttaatttcacagtGCTTGTTCATCCTGCTTCCTAAATTCAAATGCTAATGAGCTAAGGAATTGtaccttttttatttcatgcttatcttttttaaatgtgtaaaataaatttataagccattttctttcactgttctTAAGATCAGTGTGAGCACGGACGCTgggccaggagggccagccaTGTCCTTGGCATGCAGcaggcccagcatggccagcctggcacaggaggggattgtcctgctctgctctgacctGGGCCATCTTCTCCTCATGAACCGGGACAGTTTTGGGCACTAAAATTCAAAAAAGATATAAAGGTATTAGAGAACATCCAGAGGAGTGCAGGAGGGTGGTGAAGGGCATTGAGGGGAAGCCGTGTGAGGCTGAGGCCActgggtctgttcagcctggaggagactgaggggagacctcattgcaggTGCAGCTTCCTCGTGAGGGGAACAGGaagggcagacactgatctccTCTCCCTGGGAGCCAGTGGCAgcacctgagggaatggcctgaagttgtgtcagggcaggtttaggctggatatcagaataggtttttcacccagaactgaacaggctccccagggcagtggtcactgcaccaagcctggcagagctcaaggagCATTTGCACAATGCTCTTAGGCACatggtgggattgttggggtgtcctgtgcagggccaggagctggattttgatgatccttgtgagtcccttccagctcagcgTATTCCGTGCTCTATGGGTTTTATGTGAAGTAATTTAGAGAAATCCCAGTGACATTTCCTTGGGACTGTGGATCTCCTCATTGCGGTTAAGGAGATGATTCACATCCAGAAACATTAGAGTTGGTGGTGTAACCCAGGTTCTGATGAGAGttagcagctctgcagctgacagCAAGACACTGCTGATTGTACAGCTTCCTCCTGCTGGAAGTGATTTCTGCTCTTGCTGCAAATGAAGAAGGTTCTGCATGTGTGTGGAGGAcatgttctcttttttctttcagctggtTGGGTGATGTTTCTCAGTGCTTTGCAGTCAGGTTGCAAATCCTTATCCAGCTCCAGGCTCCGCTAAAAGGTCTTTCCCAGTACCAGCAAAACCAAGGCTGCAAAGAATCTGGTTTGGAGGAAGAAGAGCCTGAGGTATGTTCACTGTTGTGTTTTTATGCACTGGAGATACTGGGCCAGGAAGGGAGTAAAAAGCACCTTTTTAGGTGCTTTCAAGTCAAGGACTTGAAAGAGGTGTAGGGATATTTAATTAAGCATTTATCAGAAAAATGAGAGTAGTTAGAATAATTTGATAGTTTATATTAAAGTCTTAGCAGAGATAAGTCAAGTATCAGAAACCAGAGGGCAACCACATAGAGTTTTTATCATCCCATACTGTTattacatgtgtgtgtgtatatatatatatataaacctTACAATTACAATTTAGTTTTCATCTTAACTGAATAACAAACTGCCTGCACCCTTTCAAATAAAGGTCATACATTCAGAGGGGTCTTAGGCAGATTAAACCATTGTCTGTGCAGCCAAGAACACTTGATTTTTCCTTTAGGATATTTTGTTATGTTactaaaaatgctgttttcatcTCTTTGATGGGAGCATCTCTCTTCCAAAGCAGTGGTTGTGCAACAGTGAGAGATGTAGGGTGATTGAGGGTGTGAGAGGCTGGAGAGTCAGACAGGTGGGCTTTCTCACAAGTCCACAGTGGCATCATTCCCTTTGTCCTTACTGACTTGGTAAGTTCTAGGCTCCTAAAGGCTGTGTAGTTTTGAGCTTCATTACTGTCAAAAGTTGTGTCTTGGATCCTCTCAGAAATGCAGCTATGTAGAAAAGGCTTTGAATTCCGTCATTTTTGGATTTGCTGCTCAAAACTGTGCTTTCTTTTGTCTGTGCAGCAGGACTTCTATACCAGCATCTCTTTTGCAAACCTGGTGGTGCTTTGGGGGTGCTGGGACACCCAGGCTGTGTTCGtgtctctctcctctctctacTTCAAACCCAGGGTCATCTTTTCAgactttgcttttttctttatcacCCATCTACCTGCACCCAGAGGACTGGCAGAGTTGTGGTCTGACATGCTCTTAAACCACAAACCTGATTTCCTAAATCGGGGAAAAAAGGGAACTGGAAACTGAGCTGGAGTAAAATCAGCAGTTTGCAAGTCTTGGCTTTCTGTTATCAAATTGCTTCTGAGCAGCGTTAGCACACCTTTCTGTGAAAGTA encodes the following:
- the SLX4IP gene encoding protein SLX4IP isoform X2, translated to MASNKFVIKEVCKLLEEVVASRVKHYLEAPKHRGQWKPMEHGSAGPLFLTANSLHITAYFMKRWVNLRCALGKHYRDLRVFPEKFIVCVSKLDFDPSAWICDNAGSKEELSSGTSEYFTESAENKKLKISLSEQIKQDILRKIVKRTKPRRSSASKPQISKDSKKVYLGSADLQTENRENDRQTALGARADVKRRSPGLLKDCTNTAESSLELPGLEQRNDGNQRQPDDVRSQQKPHSLEWLEASLRSENPPRSSESALPAPKQSQRVTKTQAQLRTCASEEKLEHFTNVSSEGAPLTSTNTETSKGDDKYLGPFLEKTPLNSRLFSEQDIAKTLVDKKSLTLRKDPSWSLFVSNSEVQTGQNEPSTATEELPAVPTSCLELHPVSSEKLSQKRKKEVENGLGRLKLRRLKKSKSEILP
- the SLX4IP gene encoding protein SLX4IP isoform X1; the encoded protein is MASNKFVIKCGNFAVLVDVHILPQGSSKDTSWFSDHEKEEVCKLLEEVVASRVKHYLEAPKHRGQWKPMEHGSAGPLFLTANSLHITAYFMKRWVNLRCALGKHYRDLRVFPEKFIVCVSKLDFDPSAWICDNAGSKEELSSGTSEYFTESAENKKLKISLSEQIKQDILRKIVKRTKPRRSSASKPQISKDSKKVYLGSADLQTENRENDRQTALGARADVKRRSPGLLKDCTNTAESSLELPGLEQRNDGNQRQPDDVRSQQKPHSLEWLEASLRSENPPRSSESALPAPKQSQRVTKTQAQLRTCASEEKLEHFTNVSSEGAPLTSTNTETSKGDDKYLGPFLEKTPLNSRLFSEQDIAKTLVDKKSLTLRKDPSWSLFVSNSEVQTGQNEPSTATEELPAVPTSCLELHPVSSEKLSQKRKKEVENGLGRLKLRRLKKSKSEILP
- the SLX4IP gene encoding protein SLX4IP isoform X3, giving the protein MAQESDQPCVFISSHRDVEEEAFELDQSSGPGIISVGTLLSWWMFIFCLKVPVKTPAGFQIMRKRRSASCWKRLLLQGSNTTWRHLNTVVSGNPWNMDQLGLCFLPKEELSSGTSEYFTESAENKKLKISLSEQIKQDILRKIVKRTKPRRSSASKPQISKDSKKVYLGSADLQTENRENDRQTALGARADVKRRSPGLLKDCTNTAESSLELPGLEQRNDGNQRQPDDVRSQQKPHSLEWLEASLRSENPPRSSESALPAPKQSQRVTKTQAQLRTCASEEKLEHFTNVSSEGAPLTSTNTETSKGDDKYLGPFLEKTPLNSRLFSEQDIAKTLVDKKSLTLRKDPSWSLFVSNSEVQTGQNEPSTATEELPAVPTSCLELHPVSSEKLSQKRKKEVENGLGRLKLRRLKKSKSEILP
- the SLX4IP gene encoding protein SLX4IP isoform X4; this translates as MLDRTLGPDLSCTAAEYFAKPGECLIATESLSRSWHSRRKAKNLHFVCVCFSPCSRAKEELSSGTSEYFTESAENKKLKISLSEQIKQDILRKIVKRTKPRRSSASKPQISKDSKKVYLGSADLQTENRENDRQTALGARADVKRRSPGLLKDCTNTAESSLELPGLEQRNDGNQRQPDDVRSQQKPHSLEWLEASLRSENPPRSSESALPAPKQSQRVTKTQAQLRTCASEEKLEHFTNVSSEGAPLTSTNTETSKGDDKYLGPFLEKTPLNSRLFSEQDIAKTLVDKKSLTLRKDPSWSLFVSNSEVQTGQNEPSTATEELPAVPTSCLELHPVSSEKLSQKRKKEVENGLGRLKLRRLKKSKSEILP